One Nostoc sp. UHCC 0302 DNA window includes the following coding sequences:
- a CDS encoding photosystem I reaction center subunit II PsaD has translation MAETLSGQTPLFAGSTGGLLTKAKVEEKYAITWTSPKEQVFELPTGGAATMRKGENLLYIARKEYGIALGGQLRKFKITDYKIYRIYPNGEIQYLHPADGVFPEKVNPGREKVRYVDRRIGENPSPAKLKFSGVTTFDAP, from the coding sequence ATGGCAGAAACACTTTCGGGACAAACCCCGTTATTTGCTGGCAGCACAGGCGGCTTGCTGACAAAAGCAAAAGTGGAAGAAAAGTACGCTATCACTTGGACTAGCCCCAAGGAGCAAGTATTTGAATTGCCCACAGGCGGTGCTGCTACTATGCGGAAAGGTGAAAACCTGCTCTACATAGCTCGCAAAGAATATGGCATTGCTTTGGGTGGTCAACTCCGGAAATTCAAAATCACAGACTACAAAATTTACCGAATTTACCCCAACGGTGAAATTCAATACCTGCACCCAGCTGATGGTGTATTCCCAGAAAAGGTGAATCCAGGTCGTGAAAAAGTGCGTTATGTAGACCGTCGTATCGGAGAAAATCCCAGTCCAGCTAAACTTAAGTTTAGCGGCGTTACTACCTTCGACGCTCCATAA
- the trpE gene encoding anthranilate synthase component I, with protein sequence MTFPDFSQFCNIAQQGNFVPVYQEWVADLDTPVSAWYKVCAGQPYSFLLESVEGGEKLGRYSLLGCDPLWILEARGDRTTQTYRNGSQVVFEGDPFKALAECLSTYQPVKLPQLPPGIGGLFGFWGYELIRWIEPRVPVHPPDERNIPDGLWMQVDQLLIFDQVKRKIWAVAYADLRDPKVDLEAAYQQACDRVTQMLNKLSMPLSLQNTKLAWTPPGSKKIGGAEGAQGYDSNFTRSDYCTSVQKAKEYIKAGDIFQVVISQRLSTAYTGDPFALYRSLRQINPSPYMAYFHFQDWQIIGSSPEVMVKAELDPDGGVIATVRPIAGTRPRGKTTQEDAALAEDLLQDPKEIAEHVMLVDLGRNDLGRVCLSGSVKVDELMVVERYSHVMHIVSNVVGKLAPDKTAWDLLKACFPAGTVSGAPKIRAMEIIHELEPNRRGVYSGVYGYYDFEGQLNSAIAIRTMVVRDNTVTVQAGAGLVADSEPEKEYEETLNKARGLLEAIRCLR encoded by the coding sequence ATGACTTTTCCTGATTTTTCCCAGTTTTGCAACATAGCCCAACAAGGAAATTTTGTCCCTGTGTACCAGGAATGGGTAGCAGACTTAGATACGCCAGTATCGGCTTGGTATAAAGTCTGTGCAGGACAGCCTTATAGCTTTTTGTTGGAATCTGTGGAAGGTGGGGAAAAACTGGGACGTTATAGTTTATTAGGTTGTGACCCATTATGGATTTTGGAAGCCAGGGGCGATCGCACTACCCAAACATACCGCAATGGTTCGCAAGTCGTTTTTGAAGGCGACCCCTTCAAAGCTTTAGCCGAATGTTTGTCAACTTATCAGCCAGTCAAGTTACCCCAACTCCCGCCAGGAATTGGTGGATTGTTTGGATTTTGGGGTTATGAATTAATTCGCTGGATAGAACCGCGCGTACCAGTTCATCCACCAGATGAGAGAAATATCCCAGACGGGTTGTGGATGCAGGTAGACCAGTTATTAATTTTTGACCAAGTAAAACGGAAAATTTGGGCAGTTGCTTATGCTGATTTGCGTGACCCCAAAGTTGATTTAGAAGCAGCTTATCAGCAGGCGTGCGATCGCGTCACCCAGATGCTCAACAAGCTATCTATGCCTCTATCGCTACAAAATACTAAATTGGCATGGACACCCCCAGGAAGTAAGAAGATAGGGGGAGCAGAAGGAGCGCAGGGGTATGACAGTAACTTTACCCGTTCTGATTATTGTACAAGTGTCCAAAAAGCAAAAGAATATATCAAAGCTGGCGATATCTTTCAAGTAGTCATTTCTCAGCGACTATCAACAGCATACACAGGAGACCCCTTTGCGCTTTACCGCTCATTACGTCAAATAAATCCTTCGCCTTACATGGCTTACTTTCACTTTCAAGATTGGCAAATCATCGGTTCTAGTCCAGAAGTAATGGTGAAAGCAGAACTAGACCCAGATGGCGGAGTAATAGCAACAGTACGCCCCATAGCCGGGACACGTCCACGAGGTAAAACCACCCAGGAAGATGCAGCCCTAGCTGAGGATTTACTTCAAGACCCCAAAGAAATTGCCGAACACGTGATGTTAGTGGATTTAGGGCGGAATGATTTGGGGCGTGTTTGTCTAAGTGGTAGCGTCAAAGTTGATGAATTAATGGTGGTTGAGCGCTATTCTCATGTGATGCACATTGTCAGCAATGTTGTAGGTAAATTAGCACCAGATAAAACCGCTTGGGATTTACTAAAAGCTTGCTTCCCAGCAGGTACAGTCAGCGGCGCACCGAAAATTCGGGCAATGGAAATTATCCATGAGTTAGAGCCTAATCGTCGAGGCGTTTATTCCGGTGTATATGGATATTATGATTTTGAAGGGCAATTAAATAGTGCTATAGCAATTCGTACAATGGTAGTACGGGATAACACTGTGACAGTGCAAGCCGGTGCGGGTTTAGTAGCTGATTCTGAGCCTGAGAAAGAATACGAAGAGACACTAAATAAAGCCAGAGGGTTGTTAGAAGCAATTCGTTGTTTGCGTTGA
- a CDS encoding Glu/Leu/Phe/Val dehydrogenase — MISTPTLPLEAASPAHICPFDQACSYLEAAAKELKLDQGLLEILSHPRKVVTVSIPVKLDNGLVQVLAGHRVQHSDVLGPYKGGIRYHPAVTLREVSALAMLMTWKCALLGIPYGGAKGGIAIDPKRYSVGELERISRRYMSELIKDIGPSVDIPAPDMGTSAREMAWMMDTYSVNVGHAVPGVVTGKPLSVGGSRGREMATGRGVMIIVREALADQGKSLEGVRVVIQGFGNVGCAAAELLYQAGAKIIAVSTGAGGVFSQAGLNIPALKAYAAQNRKSVVGFEQAVSISNADLLTLPCDVLIPAALENQINEENVNQVQAQMVAEAANGPVTLEANLSLEARGVTVLPDILANAGGVVVSYLEWVQGLSYLFWDEERVNREMEHLMVQAYHQVIQQSKLRQIPLRLAAYTLGVGRVAQALSDRGLYP; from the coding sequence ATGATTTCAACACCTACGCTGCCGCTGGAAGCTGCTTCTCCAGCGCATATTTGTCCATTCGATCAAGCCTGTAGCTATCTAGAGGCGGCAGCTAAAGAATTAAAGCTAGACCAAGGTTTATTAGAAATCCTCAGCCACCCACGCAAGGTCGTGACGGTTTCCATTCCCGTGAAACTGGATAATGGTCTAGTGCAAGTTCTCGCTGGACATCGGGTACAGCATTCCGATGTCTTAGGCCCCTACAAAGGTGGAATTCGTTATCATCCAGCTGTCACATTACGAGAAGTATCAGCCCTGGCAATGCTGATGACTTGGAAATGTGCATTGTTGGGTATTCCTTACGGCGGTGCTAAGGGAGGTATTGCTATAGATCCTAAACGCTATAGTGTCGGCGAGTTAGAGCGGATTAGTCGTCGTTATATGAGCGAATTAATTAAAGATATCGGCCCTTCCGTAGACATACCTGCGCCTGATATGGGTACATCTGCCCGTGAGATGGCTTGGATGATGGATACTTATTCTGTAAATGTCGGTCATGCTGTGCCTGGAGTTGTAACTGGTAAACCACTTTCTGTAGGTGGTTCGCGGGGACGAGAAATGGCTACAGGACGCGGTGTGATGATTATTGTGCGTGAAGCCTTAGCAGACCAAGGTAAATCTTTAGAGGGCGTGCGAGTAGTTATCCAAGGTTTTGGGAATGTCGGCTGTGCCGCAGCAGAATTGTTATACCAAGCAGGAGCGAAAATTATCGCTGTGTCAACAGGTGCTGGAGGAGTATTTTCTCAAGCTGGTCTTAATATTCCTGCATTGAAAGCCTACGCTGCCCAAAACCGCAAGAGTGTTGTAGGTTTTGAGCAAGCAGTATCAATTAGCAATGCAGATTTATTAACTTTGCCCTGTGACGTCTTAATCCCCGCAGCTTTGGAAAACCAGATTAATGAAGAAAATGTTAATCAGGTGCAAGCGCAGATGGTAGCAGAAGCCGCTAATGGCCCAGTTACGCTTGAGGCTAACCTGTCGCTAGAGGCGCGGGGTGTGACAGTGTTACCTGATATTTTGGCGAATGCTGGCGGTGTGGTAGTTAGCTATCTAGAGTGGGTACAAGGTCTTTCCTACCTGTTTTGGGATGAAGAGCGCGTCAACCGCGAGATGGAACACCTGATGGTGCAAGCTTACCATCAAGTAATTCAGCAGTCGAAGTTGCGACAAATTCCTCTGCGATTAGCAGCTTATACTTTGGGTGTGGGTAGAGTGGCGCAAGCGCTGAGTGATAGGGGTCTTTATCCTTAA
- a CDS encoding carotenoid oxygenase family protein, with product MQNLEIRENAVREKSYTRADWQGGYDSLTQEFDYQIDDVEGQIPTELQGTLFRNGPGLLDVNGQRIHHPFDGDGMISRITFVNGHAHFRNRFIHTEGYLAEQKAGKILYRGVFGTQKPGGWLANLFDFQIKNIANTNVIYWGNKLLALWEAAEPHRLDPYTLETLGREYFNGVLSTGEAFGAHPRLDPSCEQDGGAPCLVNFSIKPGLSTTITIFELNPAGEIIRKHAHSVPGFCFIHDFVVTPNYCILFQNPVSFNPIPFALGIRAAGECIKFQPNQPTRIIIIPRTPEKEQTGVRILETQSGFVFHHINAFEVKDEIFIDSICYESLPEVEPESDFRQVDFEALTPGQLWRFNLNLKDGIVKQELIEKRCCEFPTIHPANVGRPYRYSYIGAAHAETGNAPLQALLKMDLESGERQIWSAAPLGFMGEPVFVPRPGSQKEDDGWVLALVYDAAHHRSDVVILDASDFSKGAIARLHLKHHIPYGLHGSFTSKVFAAT from the coding sequence ATGCAGAATTTAGAGATTCGAGAAAACGCAGTTCGAGAAAAATCTTACACTCGTGCAGACTGGCAGGGAGGATATGATTCTCTCACCCAAGAGTTTGATTATCAAATTGATGATGTAGAAGGGCAAATTCCCACAGAACTGCAAGGAACGCTATTTAGAAACGGCCCTGGTTTACTGGATGTGAATGGACAACGCATTCATCACCCCTTTGATGGTGATGGAATGATTAGCCGAATTACCTTTGTCAATGGTCATGCTCATTTCCGTAATCGTTTTATTCACACTGAGGGCTATTTAGCAGAACAAAAAGCTGGAAAAATTCTCTACCGTGGTGTCTTTGGTACTCAAAAACCTGGTGGTTGGCTAGCTAATTTGTTTGACTTTCAAATCAAAAATATTGCCAACACCAATGTCATCTATTGGGGTAATAAACTTTTGGCACTATGGGAAGCAGCTGAACCCCATCGTCTCGACCCTTACACACTAGAAACTTTGGGGAGAGAATATTTTAATGGTGTTTTATCAACAGGTGAAGCTTTTGGCGCACATCCTCGTTTAGATCCCAGTTGTGAGCAAGATGGGGGCGCACCTTGCCTTGTAAACTTTTCTATTAAGCCGGGATTATCTACCACAATTACTATTTTCGAGCTAAACCCAGCAGGAGAAATAATCAGAAAGCACGCTCATAGTGTTCCGGGTTTTTGTTTTATTCACGATTTTGTTGTTACTCCTAATTACTGCATCTTATTTCAAAATCCTGTCAGCTTTAATCCCATACCTTTTGCTTTGGGAATACGTGCAGCAGGGGAATGTATCAAGTTTCAGCCAAATCAGCCAACTCGCATTATAATTATTCCTCGCACACCCGAAAAAGAGCAAACAGGTGTCAGAATTTTGGAAACTCAATCTGGTTTTGTCTTCCACCACATTAATGCTTTTGAGGTGAAGGATGAAATTTTTATTGACTCTATCTGCTATGAATCGTTACCTGAAGTAGAGCCAGAAAGCGATTTTCGGCAAGTTGATTTTGAGGCACTTACGCCTGGACAACTTTGGCGATTTAATCTCAACCTCAAGGATGGGATAGTCAAACAGGAATTGATTGAAAAGCGCTGTTGTGAGTTTCCCACCATACATCCGGCTAATGTGGGACGCCCTTATCGATATTCATACATAGGTGCGGCTCATGCAGAGACTGGTAATGCTCCGTTGCAAGCATTGCTAAAAATGGATTTAGAGTCAGGAGAAAGACAAATTTGGAGTGCTGCACCCCTTGGCTTTATGGGTGAGCCAGTTTTTGTCCCACGCCCAGGTTCTCAAAAGGAAGATGATGGTTGGGTACTGGCTTTAGTTTATGATGCTGCTCATCATCGGTCAGATGTGGTGATTTTGGATGCCAGTGATTTCTCGAAAGGTGCGATCGCTCGGTTGCATCTCAAGCATCATATACCCTACGGTCTACATGGCAGTTTCACTTCTAAAGTGTTTGCAGCAACTTGA
- a CDS encoding folate/biopterin family MFS transporter has translation MLVHSSGLSKVKDSVTEKIFLGNEPNAELIAILTVYFVQGILGLARLAISFFLKDELMLTPVQVSALLGIVFLPWMVKPLFGFISDGFPIFGYRRRPYLVLSGILGAASWVSLATIVHTSWAATVAIALSSLSVALSDVIVDSLVVERARTESQAQAGSLQSLCWGASAIGALITAYFSGVLLEHFTTHTVFWITALFPLIVSVVAWLIAESPVSKDAQESNHLKFIKIKHQVGQLREVFTQRAIWLPTAFIFIWQATPSAESAFFYFSTNELHFQPEFLGRVQLVTSFASLAGVWIFQRFLKSIPFRVIFRWSIILSATLGMTTLLLVTHANRSLGIDDHWFSLSDSLILSVMGKIAFMPVMVLAARLCPSGVEATLFALIMSVFNLGGTVSRGFEALIMHWLGITATNFDLLWLLVVIANVSTLLPLLFLHWLPNAEEQTQTPILQPASANNREQPFSPDLMPELILREPESKAVE, from the coding sequence ATGCTGGTTCACTCCTCCGGTTTGTCCAAGGTCAAAGACTCAGTAACAGAGAAAATCTTCTTAGGTAATGAACCCAATGCCGAATTAATTGCAATTCTGACTGTCTACTTCGTCCAAGGAATTTTGGGGCTGGCGCGTCTAGCTATCAGCTTTTTCCTTAAAGATGAACTGATGCTGACTCCGGTTCAGGTATCAGCGTTATTGGGAATTGTTTTCTTACCTTGGATGGTGAAGCCACTGTTTGGCTTTATCTCTGACGGCTTTCCCATATTTGGCTATCGCAGGCGTCCATACTTGGTTTTATCTGGAATACTGGGAGCGGCTTCTTGGGTGAGTCTGGCCACAATAGTTCATACTAGCTGGGCAGCTACGGTGGCGATCGCCTTAAGTTCACTCTCCGTCGCTCTCAGTGATGTGATAGTTGATTCGCTGGTTGTCGAAAGAGCCAGAACAGAATCTCAAGCACAAGCAGGTTCATTACAATCTCTGTGCTGGGGTGCTTCCGCAATTGGAGCTTTGATTACAGCTTACTTTAGCGGTGTACTTTTAGAGCATTTCACCACCCACACAGTCTTTTGGATTACCGCCTTATTCCCCCTCATCGTCTCAGTGGTAGCATGGTTGATTGCCGAATCTCCGGTGAGTAAAGATGCTCAAGAAAGTAATCACCTCAAGTTCATAAAAATCAAGCATCAAGTAGGACAACTGCGCGAAGTCTTTACTCAAAGAGCCATTTGGCTACCAACAGCCTTTATCTTCATCTGGCAAGCTACCCCAAGCGCTGAATCAGCCTTTTTCTACTTCTCTACCAACGAACTACACTTTCAACCAGAATTCTTGGGGCGAGTGCAGTTGGTGACAAGCTTTGCTTCTCTAGCTGGAGTTTGGATTTTTCAACGTTTCCTTAAAAGTATCCCTTTCCGCGTGATTTTTCGTTGGAGTATCATCCTTTCTGCAACTTTAGGGATGACAACACTGCTATTAGTGACTCACGCAAACAGGTCATTAGGTATAGATGATCACTGGTTTAGTTTGAGTGATAGTCTGATTCTCTCCGTGATGGGAAAAATAGCTTTCATGCCAGTGATGGTATTAGCAGCAAGGCTTTGTCCATCTGGAGTAGAAGCGACATTATTTGCTTTGATTATGTCAGTATTTAATTTAGGTGGGACAGTTTCCCGTGGGTTTGAAGCATTAATCATGCATTGGCTGGGAATTACCGCAACTAACTTTGACTTGCTGTGGCTGTTAGTTGTAATTGCTAATGTCAGCACACTGTTACCCTTACTATTTCTTCACTGGCTACCTAATGCAGAGGAGCAAACACAAACACCGATTTTGCAACCTGCCTCAGCAAATAATAGAGAACAACCGTTTTCTCCTGATTTGATGCCTGAGTTGATATTGCGAGAACCAGAATCAAAAGCAGTAGAGTAA
- the hisF gene encoding imidazole glycerol phosphate synthase subunit HisF, which produces MLSKRILPCLDVKAGRVVKGVNFVELKDAGDPVELAKVYNEAGADELVFLDITATHEDRGIILDVVYRTAEQVFIPLTVGGGIQSLENVKALLRAGADKVSINSAAVREPNLINRASDRFGNQCIVIAIDARRRIDPHNPGWNVYVRGGRENTGLDALLWAQEVEKRGAGELLVTSMDADGTQAGYDLELTRAIADSVEIPVIASGGAGNCEHIYEALTQGKAEAALLASLLHYGQLSVTQIKNYLGDRNVPVRILS; this is translated from the coding sequence ATGTTATCTAAAAGAATCTTACCGTGCTTAGATGTGAAGGCGGGACGGGTTGTAAAAGGAGTTAACTTTGTTGAGCTTAAGGATGCAGGCGATCCGGTAGAGCTGGCAAAGGTTTACAACGAAGCCGGTGCGGATGAGTTAGTATTTCTGGATATTACAGCCACTCATGAAGATCGAGGCATTATTCTTGATGTAGTCTACCGTACTGCTGAACAGGTCTTTATTCCGTTAACTGTGGGTGGTGGCATCCAATCCTTAGAAAATGTTAAAGCTTTGTTACGAGCTGGCGCAGACAAGGTTAGTATTAATTCTGCGGCAGTGCGAGAACCAAACTTAATTAATCGGGCAAGCGATCGCTTTGGTAATCAGTGCATAGTTATTGCTATTGATGCTAGGCGCAGAATTGACCCTCATAATCCTGGTTGGAATGTATATGTGCGAGGTGGCAGGGAAAACACAGGCTTAGATGCTTTACTGTGGGCGCAAGAAGTTGAAAAACGGGGGGCCGGAGAACTGCTAGTTACAAGTATGGATGCTGATGGTACTCAAGCAGGTTATGACCTGGAGCTAACAAGAGCGATCGCTGATTCTGTGGAGATTCCAGTTATTGCTTCTGGTGGCGCAGGTAATTGCGAACATATCTATGAAGCCCTAACGCAAGGCAAAGCTGAAGCAGCATTACTGGCTTCGCTTTTACATTACGGTCAACTAAGTGTGACACAAATCAAAAATTATTTAGGCGATCGTAACGTACCAGTCAGAATTTTATCCTGA
- the ruvB gene encoding Holliday junction branch migration DNA helicase RuvB has protein sequence MAIISSKKQPPEPNGQPKQRHESAKVPSTDNILQPEAAIDEQDKQEEGIRPQRFADYIGQKDLKDVLDIAIKAAKSRGEVLDHLLLYGPPGLGKTTMAMILASEMGVNYKITSAPALERPRDIAGLLVNLKPGDILFVDEIHRLSRMSEEILYPAMEDYRLDITIGKGSSARIRSVPLSKFTLVGATTRVGALTSPLRDRFGLVQKLRFYEVEELSQIVLRTAQLLKTPITEDGATEIARRSRGTPRIANRLLKRVRDYAQVKLSGEITESIAAEALQLFQVDPCGLDWTDRKMLSVIIEHFNGGPVGLETIAAATGEDTQTIEEVYEPYLMQIGYLSRTPRGRVATKGAYKHLGFTPPNEQLSLL, from the coding sequence ATGGCGATAATATCCTCGAAAAAACAGCCTCCAGAACCCAACGGACAACCCAAGCAGCGTCATGAGTCAGCAAAAGTACCCTCCACGGACAACATTTTGCAACCTGAAGCTGCTATTGATGAACAAGATAAGCAAGAAGAGGGTATTCGACCACAGCGATTTGCCGATTACATTGGGCAAAAAGACTTAAAAGATGTATTAGATATTGCCATCAAAGCGGCTAAGTCTCGCGGTGAGGTGCTGGATCACTTGCTACTGTATGGCCCGCCGGGATTGGGCAAAACTACAATGGCGATGATTTTAGCATCGGAGATGGGGGTAAATTACAAAATTACCAGTGCGCCAGCCCTAGAACGTCCCAGAGATATTGCGGGGCTACTAGTGAACCTTAAACCAGGAGATATCCTGTTTGTAGATGAAATTCATCGCCTGTCGCGGATGTCAGAAGAAATTCTCTATCCAGCAATGGAAGATTATCGTTTAGATATTACTATTGGCAAGGGTTCAAGCGCTCGGATTAGGAGTGTGCCACTGTCAAAGTTTACTTTAGTGGGGGCGACAACGCGTGTGGGTGCGCTGACTTCACCATTGCGCGATCGCTTTGGTTTAGTTCAGAAGCTACGATTTTATGAAGTTGAAGAATTGAGCCAAATTGTACTACGAACTGCTCAATTACTCAAAACTCCCATTACAGAAGATGGCGCTACAGAAATTGCTCGGCGATCGCGAGGAACGCCACGTATTGCAAATAGATTACTTAAGCGAGTACGTGATTATGCTCAAGTCAAATTATCTGGCGAGATTACCGAAAGCATCGCAGCAGAAGCATTGCAACTATTTCAAGTAGATCCATGCGGCTTGGATTGGACAGACCGCAAAATGCTAAGTGTAATAATTGAACATTTTAATGGCGGCCCAGTAGGATTAGAAACAATTGCTGCTGCTACAGGCGAAGATACTCAAACAATTGAAGAAGTATACGAACCTTATCTCATGCAGATTGGCTATTTAAGTCGGACTCCCCGCGGGAGAGTGGCAACAAAAGGGGCATATAAGCATTTGGGGTTTACCCCGCCTAATGAACAGTTGTCGTTGTTGTAA
- a CDS encoding tetratricopeptide repeat protein: MFKLIAIILSLLLVFGWGESVMAQPQPSSITEEQLKQGDEWATQAFTATNKGDFATAEEYWTKIIEQFPTNAGAWSNRGNSRVSQNKLQEALADYNKAIELAPNVTDPYLNRGAALEGLGKWEEAIADYNHVLELDAKDAMAYNNRGNAKAGLGKWEDAIADYQKSNAIAPNFAFARANYALALYETGQIDQAIREMRNIVRKYPKFADMRAALTAAYWLKGEQGEAESNWVAAYGLDSRYKDINWVANIRRWPPSMVAALDKFLKLK, translated from the coding sequence ATGTTTAAGTTAATTGCTATTATTCTCAGTCTATTGCTTGTGTTTGGCTGGGGTGAATCAGTAATGGCACAACCCCAACCGTCCAGCATTACTGAAGAACAGTTAAAACAAGGTGATGAGTGGGCAACTCAAGCGTTTACAGCGACGAATAAAGGTGACTTTGCCACAGCTGAAGAGTACTGGACAAAGATTATTGAGCAGTTTCCTACTAATGCGGGGGCGTGGAGTAACCGAGGCAATTCACGGGTAAGTCAGAACAAGTTACAAGAGGCGCTGGCAGACTATAACAAAGCTATAGAACTAGCCCCCAATGTTACTGATCCTTATTTGAACCGGGGTGCAGCTTTGGAAGGATTGGGAAAATGGGAAGAAGCGATCGCTGATTACAATCATGTTCTAGAACTTGATGCTAAGGATGCGATGGCGTATAACAATCGCGGCAATGCCAAAGCTGGTTTAGGAAAATGGGAAGATGCGATCGCTGATTATCAAAAATCTAATGCGATCGCTCCGAATTTTGCTTTTGCCCGTGCTAACTACGCCCTTGCCCTTTATGAAACTGGTCAAATCGACCAAGCAATTCGAGAAATGCGGAATATCGTCCGTAAATATCCTAAGTTTGCTGATATGCGTGCTGCACTCACAGCTGCTTATTGGTTAAAGGGAGAACAAGGTGAAGCCGAAAGTAATTGGGTAGCAGCTTATGGACTCGATAGCCGCTACAAAGATATCAACTGGGTGGCAAATATCCGCCGTTGGCCTCCCAGTATGGTCGCTGCTTTGGATAAGTTTTTAAAACTCAAGTAG
- a CDS encoding cytochrome P450 — translation MKLPDGPKSSSWFQLLQWIADPLGYMETNFQRYGDFFTVHWGNLYPEAVFVSHPQAIQTIFTADPKLFDSGRGNGLAKILVGETSLVLLDGFSHQRQRRLLTPPFHGERMQAYGDLICTLTKQVSCEWKIDQPFAVRESMQEISLRVILQAVFGLHEGPRYQELIELLAAMMDMTASPLRASMLFFKFLQKDLGAWSPWGRFRRRQQRIDQLLYAEIQDRRRQNDPERTDILSLMISARDEQGEGMTDQELHDELITLLLAGHETTATSLCWGLYWIHYHPEVREKLLQELNSLNSNPDPSEIFRLPYLTAVCQETLRIYPPLFLTWPRILKAPLQVGEYHFDTNTTLLPCIYLTHQREDLYPEPKQFKPERFLERQFTPYEFFAFGGGNRRCLGAALAMFEMKLVLATILSNYQLVLSDNQPIKPQRRGFFLAPSAGFKMVMTGKRVHSEHPAEPVASSI, via the coding sequence ATGAAATTACCTGATGGGCCGAAATCTTCCTCTTGGTTCCAGTTATTACAGTGGATTGCTGACCCTCTAGGTTACATGGAAACAAATTTCCAACGTTATGGAGATTTCTTTACTGTCCACTGGGGTAATCTTTACCCCGAAGCAGTATTTGTTAGTCATCCGCAAGCAATTCAAACAATTTTTACCGCTGACCCTAAACTATTTGACTCTGGTCGAGGAAATGGACTTGCAAAAATCTTGGTAGGAGAAACATCGCTAGTTTTATTAGATGGATTTAGCCACCAGCGTCAGCGGCGTTTGCTAACCCCCCCTTTTCATGGCGAACGGATGCAAGCTTATGGCGATTTAATTTGTACCCTCACCAAACAAGTTAGCTGTGAGTGGAAAATTGATCAGCCCTTCGCTGTCCGGGAATCCATGCAAGAAATTAGTTTAAGAGTCATCTTGCAAGCCGTTTTTGGTCTTCATGAAGGGCCGCGCTATCAAGAACTAATAGAGTTGCTAGCGGCAATGATGGATATGACAGCCTCTCCATTACGGGCATCTATGCTGTTCTTCAAATTCTTGCAAAAAGATTTAGGGGCTTGGAGTCCGTGGGGACGGTTTCGCCGTCGACAGCAGCGAATTGATCAGCTACTCTACGCTGAAATTCAAGACAGGCGTAGACAAAACGACCCTGAGCGCACTGATATCCTCTCCTTGATGATTTCAGCTCGCGACGAACAGGGCGAAGGCATGACAGATCAAGAGTTGCACGATGAATTAATCACCTTACTCTTAGCTGGTCACGAAACCACAGCTACCTCTTTATGCTGGGGTTTATATTGGATTCACTACCACCCGGAGGTGCGAGAAAAACTGCTGCAAGAACTCAACAGCCTCAATAGTAATCCAGACCCTAGTGAAATTTTTCGTCTACCCTATCTAACTGCTGTGTGTCAAGAGACGCTGCGTATATATCCTCCTCTATTCCTAACTTGGCCCCGGATTTTGAAAGCTCCTTTGCAGGTGGGAGAATATCACTTTGATACCAATACCACGTTGCTTCCTTGTATTTATCTCACCCACCAACGCGAGGATCTTTATCCAGAACCGAAACAGTTTAAGCCAGAACGCTTTTTAGAACGGCAATTTACCCCATATGAGTTTTTTGCTTTTGGTGGGGGTAATCGCCGTTGTCTTGGTGCAGCATTGGCTATGTTTGAAATGAAACTGGTATTGGCAACAATTTTGTCAAATTATCAACTGGTACTGAGTGATAACCAACCTATAAAACCACAGCGTCGGGGCTTTTTCCTTGCCCCGTCCGCTGGGTTCAAGATGGTAATGACAGGTAAGCGGGTGCATTCAGAGCATCCTGCTGAGCCTGTTGCTAGCTCTATTTAG